The Lathyrus oleraceus cultivar Zhongwan6 chromosome 5, CAAS_Psat_ZW6_1.0, whole genome shotgun sequence genome includes the window atgagaataacttatgacacttagcataacattctatatagtattctcatagcgggtcaatccagtataaatattactctcaatattcatacttatgtttaagacttgataactccttatccatgatccatgagatgtgatcatcagtctatatacataatagtcttaatgttttaatgttatcccacttcacaacaaagctcgactacggatgctttaagaataatgtccttatgtttaatgggatctcatgattaagtcacacttgatacattaaacggactagttattctagggactttattaaacaaacataataaagaaaaagccttttattattaataaataattcgatacaagtaccaaaagtattggcctatagggcttacaccaacagtatTGTGGGTGCCAATGATAGTAGTAAGTTGGTGGATTTTCTTCTAGGGAATATGATAACTCATATTTTGTGAGTTATTATAGACATTATCAATTGAATTTATCTTTTTAATTTAGTTATTTACTAgtttaatttaatgcattttgtTGTGTTTTAGTAGATTATAAACAACATAATATGTGCTTTTTTTGTAGTTTTTACATGTTTGTTTCTTGTGTAGAGATGGCACGACAGTACTAGAACAACACTTTAACCCCAACTTTAAGAAGAGAGTTGGACAAACTAGAGGATACAATGGAAGTTACAAAGAATAAACATTCACATTTTTAGGGCTTACGTGGCCTCAAAAATCATAATGGGGTGAATTAGAATCAAATGGAAAAGAGCTAAGATCAAGGTGCTAGAGGATAAAACTATGCACAATAGTAAAACAAATATAGTACCCAACATGTCTCCCTGCTACAAAGGACTGCTGCAAGACACTAACTCTTGCATACCTGCGCCACTAGCCTGCCACAAGACACTTTGTCTCCCATATGTTGATTGTATTTGACTCTACAATGGTACAAAAAGGGAGAATTAGAGGGAAACTTGATGATTCTTAAGGACCATACGTATTGAATATTCAAATGCCCGTGATCAAAGACTCCACAAAACCCTAGATGCACATGACTATAAATGGACCTCTTGAAGGAAATAAAAACAAATTCATCAATTAATAGAAAGAAATACTCAGGGAACTTTGGTGAATAGAGCGAGCTGAACAAAGTGGAGAACTTCTTATTCTCATAATCTCAAGTGTATGCTACTAGTATCTGACATGACAGGGCTTGTGTCTTGGTGATTGAATATTGCAAGAAGACGAAGAAGTTACTCTTAtgttttcatttctttttcaCTATGTATTTAAGAATGTTTAGCTTAGGATCTAGTATCGATGTATCTACTAAGCTCATCGTGAGATAAACTCCTTTATGTTGAGCAATGTGAAGTTAATATGAAATAGTTGTTTGTGTTAAATGATGTGTTATTAGTGCTTTATTTTATCATTCATTAAATTGTCATAAATCTACTTCTTTGAATGATCAACTTAGGAAAAGATATAAGCTAGTTATTGTGAGACATCCAACAACAAGTGAATTTCATGATAAAAATGATTGAAAATAGTAGGATATAGATATTCAATATATTATCTACTTTAGACATTAAGATCTACAATCATATATCGCATTCGAAATAAAACAAGACATGCATTAAAGTTACAAGCGAGGCTTAGAGATTTGTCCCCTTGCTTTATTGTATATGTTTCTGATGATGTAGAAATACACCATAAGATCACTTTTTGACCTCTTCTAGCACGACATAACACATCATGTACTCACAATAGACAAGTCATATTAACATAGCATTGCCCAACATATTCTTCATTATTGATTTCATTTACTCCAAAGTATTCATATCATTGTTTGCCTTCAAAAATTGAACATGTGATAACcatcaattatttttacttttgcACATGCTCATTTATAAAAGATGATTTTACAATTCAATCCAAGTTATTTTCCACTCCTTAGTATTTTATCACTTGTTACTCTAAAATAACATGTATACTTGCATGTGATACCACGCGTTTTTAAGTAACATGATATCAGAGGAGAAGAAAATGTAAGAGTTGGCAAAGTTTATCTTCTTATCTGAAGTAAGACAAAAACTATATATAAAAAAGGTTAAACTTATCTATGACTTGAGATTTTTTGACTTTTGCAAATAAGAGGAGGTCGTAAACAAACAAAAGGTAGGAGAAGTATGGTTTGTCACTAGAGATTCATATTAGATTCTAAGAGCAAGTACTTACAATATCAATATGGGCAATAGAGAACTTCTTCATGCCTATGATAAAGATGTGGACCCTTTTACAAAGATAATGAGATGTTTTAAGGATGACATTTTATTTCTATTACACATAAAAGCCATAGACGAGGAAGTAACACATTTCATAATGAATTGGATGATAATTTGGAAAAGACTAAAATCGAAAGGACAATTTGTGAGAAACTCTTAGACGATATTATCAAAAGAATTTTTCGAATTTAACTGAAAACGCGAATTTCCTTTTTTTTTCCGACTTACGCATGTGATTGAAGGCAATTAAGTAGGGATCAATTAAGGTGTTGACAAGGGATTGAAGGCAGTTAAAAATGCATCTTGTAAACTGTGTTGCAAAAATTTATATAGTTTAATTTCTTTAAGAAATATTTTTCATATATTGATGCATTCAACTTTATTATAGATGTAAAGTGAGAGAGAGTGAATTGAGACAAAATTGTATTAATTAAATACTTCTTTCGTGCTAATTTATATATGACATTCTAATAAAGTTTGTTTGTCTCAACttatatattattttataatattaataaaatgttaatattgtttatttatcatatcatttattaatttttttttcaatcaCATTCTAATTTATCTTTCTCATATGAATGTTATTTTTTAAAGTAACTTATAAATAATTAATATTGTATCAAAATTGACAATTTTATAACTAAATCAGTTAGAGTTTTAAAGCGGGAAATATAATATATAGTTTTTTTTCATATGAAAGTGGTTTAGTTTTGAAGATTTAATAGGACAATGAACATTGCAAGTTACAAATATCCAAGATTTCAACCTAGTAACACTTAATAAAGCTATTTAGAAGGAGATACATTCATGTTGGAAGGCATGGACATATTTAATGAACTTTGCTATGCCAATTACTTTGTCAAGGTTTTTTTTTTTGTACAACAAACTTTGACAATGTATTTAATTTCAAAAGGGTTGATTATTTAGGCTATGCTTGATTTTAACAAATTTCAAGTGGATAATTTATAACTTATACTaatttggaataaataaaataaaaatatttgatataaaaaattacaaattacaaattataaaataattgTATTTTGTTGAGTTGACGTGTGAATGGTTAAGTCATATCGTATATAAATTGATGGAATGTCAAATTTAATAATAGAAATaacatattttaaaattttgCATGAATATGTGATGTCTTACTCTGTTGTGATTCTGAAGCATTAAATTTATTGTTGCTCTCGATTTTTTATTGATACGATGACTGAGattaattaataatataaaaGTTCTATTTATATTTACTGTGTGGATAAAATATAGCCGAATGAAATAGtaataaagaaagaaaaaacaaaattTGGTGTCAATCTCGTTAGTGATGAAAGAGATATATCAGAAAATACATTTGAACTAGTAATTTTTGAAGGGTACTGACAATACGAACATGCATTCACGAGTGGCATTCTTGTAATTTAATGCAAAATTCAGTGGCATTTAGTTGTAATGATTCAAATAAAACCAGGTGATCCCTCTCTCAAATCTCTCAAATCCAACTCACTcaaatatctctctctctctctctagaTTCATTGGAAAAATGCAGAAGCTTAAAGTGCTAACACTTCTGTTCCTCTCAATGTGCCAAGCTGCTTTGTCTTATACAGATGGTAAGCTTTTTATTAAATCTTCATTCATACTATATGCAAAGTTATTAGGATTTTAATCACTTTTAATAATTACTTcatcatttatttattttcttaattcATTAATAACATTAATGTTATTTGGTAGTATATGACTATTGAATGCCAACTGTTTTAGTTATCATTGAACATTAATGACCTTTCTTCACTCTACTACTTCATTTTTAGATTTAAATTTTAGTTTTATAAAGATCAAAAATATTGGTGCAAAAGATTAAAAAAAATAGTTCTAAGCATTACTAGTAgaattaataataaaaaaactgTTCCAAGTTTAATTCTTTCTAACTGTTTTAATCAACTTTCAACATGTTCATAATTCGAGAAGGTTTAATCAACTTAAAATCTCACATTATTAAGAAGGATTTTGAAGTTTGCACATGAATCAACCACCACCCTATGAAATGGTAGTTGTTTTGCTCTGCAACATCCCTTTCGTCAGATCTTAAGCCACATGGTCTACGAAGTTTTACATGTGCTCACAGCCTGCACTTACATGTTCCTTGTCACATGGAACAAGACCAAAAAGTGCTATTGAAAATGAAACCTGTCACTAGTACCAAAACATTGACCCCACAATAATGATTACTTTTTTTTCAAGTCGAGTTTAATAGTTGGAATTCACTTTTTTAACCGTGGAATAATGGAATCTCTCCGTAGTCTAGTCTGATGTACAGTTATCAATTGAGAATTCTGTGTCTCTGCTGTCTGATGTCTCTGCACAGTTACCAACTGAACTGACTTAATAGATATGATTGTAAATTTCAGGCTTATTACCCAATGGTGACTTCGAAGTAGGACCAAAAGCCTCACAAATTAAGGGCACAGTAGTAACAACCCACGACGGTATTCCAAATTGGACAATTTCAGGTATGGTAGAATACATAAAATCAGGACAAAAACAAGGTGACATGCTTTTGGTTGTACCAGAAGGTGCTTATGCTGTTAGGCTTGGGAATGAAGCTTATATTAAGCAGAAAGTGAAGCTTAATAAAGGTTCAACTTACTCAATCACGTTTAGTGCAGCACGTACATGTGCACAAGAAGAGAAACTTAATGTGTCTGTGGTTCCAACTAATGAGAAAAGTGATTATGGTATTATTCCAATTCAAACTATGTATGGTAGTAATGGTTGGGAATCGTTTGCTTGTGGATTTAGAGCCGATTATCCAGAAGGTGAAATTGTGATACATAACTCTGGTGTTGAAGAAGATCCTGCTTGTGGTCCACTTATTGATTCGGTTGCTTTGAAGGTTTTGAATCCACCACAAAGAACCAGAGGTAAATTTTGTTCTCTACGCACATTTATTATGGTTTTAAATTGAGGTCGTGGATGCGGTTGCAGGTATCGCGGTTGTTGCGACGCGTATTGCAGCCGTTGTAACGTGAGAAATGTTTAAATTTAAGATTTTTCATTATAAGAAAATTGAGTTTTGAGGTTATGaaattttgatttttgatgaaaataACTAAACATGCATAGGCGATGATGTGGTTCCTATTACACGTGATTTTAAATCGCCTCGCAATTGCAGTTCAATGTTGGTTGTAGACACTACCGCATCAGCAATATTACAGCTGTAATTGTGGTTGCCGTCCCTAATTGTCGGACCGTCTTAAATTTTCGGAGGCTCTGTGTAGGTCAACTATGATTAAACTGTGGCAAAACAATTTGTTACCCTATTTCGTTATGGTTTTGCTGTGACAAATATTTTATGAAACCCCTTTTAGCCGCAGTTTAACCATGACCAACCCTAATAACATGTATACTGAATAGTTTTGTACTGTCATCAAATTAATATGGATTGAAGTTTAATAAATATTTTTGGTTGTTTATGTAGCAAATTTGTTGAAAAATGGAAACTTTGAAGAAGGACCTTATGTGTTCCCAAATGCTTCTTGGGGAGTATTGATTCCACCTCACATTGAGGATGCTCATGGTCCATTACCAGGATGGATAGTTGAGTCTCTCAAAGCAGTCAAATACATTGATTCAGATCATTTCTCAGTCCCCGAGGGAAAAAGAGGAATCGAACTAGTTGCAGGAAAAGAAAGTGCACTTGCACAAGTAGTGATGACCACAATTGGAAAAGTTTATGTCCTCACTTTCGCTGTTGGTGATGCCAATAATGCATGTGAAGGTTCCATGACAGTAGAAGCATTTGCAGGTAGAGATACAGTTCAAGTTCCATATCAATCTTTGGGTAAAGGAGGTTTTAAAAGAGGCAAACTCCGATTTACCGCAACGACGACACGCACTAGGATTAGGTTCCTAAGTACATTTTATACAATGAAGAATGATAACTCTGGTTCTCTTTGTGGACCTGTAATAGATGATGTGAAATTGCTTAGTGTTCGTTATCCCAACAAGCACATCTAATGCAATTGTGCAAATCAAAGTGTATGCTACCTATCCCGATGATTTGAGACAGTTCAGTTGATAGCCATGCAGGGACATCAGATGCAATGCAAGGAAATGTATGGTACCTTCATCCATTCCGTTGAGTATTTATATTGCTATATTATAGAGTTGATTCTTGTAATCATATAGTTAGGAGGAAGTACTATTGAGTGAGTTTACAGAGTCTTATGTATTTGCATATCAAATCTACATCAACAAATATAAACAAATGAGAAAGTATTTCAATATGTGACAGTATTCTAGCACTCTTTTACATGACATTGCATACTTTGTAGAACTTCTATCATCTCTCTTTTTTCCTTTTCTCTCTAACATGCAAAATTAACGTAATTACCTTCAACAACCTACTTTACCCAACTCAATGCAGCAACTAGCAAATAACCAAATCGCAACTCATTATTTCACGTGACTTCATTTTTTTCATCAACACTCTATTCATCAAATTTTTGCTTTAAAGAAGAGAAAAACACAATAATTACTTTTCAtctaagaagaagaagaaacatgGAGAAGAAAaagtattatatatatatatatatatatatatatatatatatatatatatatatatatatatatatatatatatatatatatatatatatatatatatatatatatatatatatattatggaTAAGTTGCAATAGAAATAAATGGTCGGTTTTGATGGAACTCGGTATGTTTTTTCAAGAGGTAGAGGCAATGCAACTTCATACACATCATTATTGAGAATGTAATTCATGGTGTCGAAATATATTGTTGTCGAAACATCTAGGTATCGAAGTGTCGGAGTTAGCTTCGACATAGATTTTTACTTAGGCCCAATTTTACAGTGTTAGCAGAATTGTcaaaatctataaatagggagtaacaCTTATTGTTTGTAATATACAACAGAAGTGCAGTTGTACAGTTGAATAAAATCTCAGTTTGAGAGGAGACAAATACTCttttgaaatttcttcttcttcttcttaaTTCGAAAATCTTAATTTCTCTTTCTTCCCCAATTCAATTGTTTCTTTTCATTACCATTGTGCAGCGAAATCTTGCAGCCAATGTTGGTTGATTCACTCAAGTGAAGAGTGAAGAACCAGAGGAGTAATCAATCCGAaagattgattcttgttcatcaagattcGGTTCGGAATTCTCCATAGAGTTTGGTGAATTTCTTGAAGGAAATTTGGTGAATTTTtaacatctggtatctagagcactgACTGAGCGATTCGTGGGAAGCAAAACACGATGGTGATGAATCATTCGAACGAGCATTTTTCGGCGAGTCTCCAAATTCTGAAGAATCAGAATTacgagaattggtgcaagcagataaagatTGTCGTTtgctatcaagatctttgggatcttgtgaaaGAGGGTGTAACGCCGCTTGCAGCAAACACGACGGATGAAGAAAATGTTGCACTCAAAAatttgaagaagaaagattataaagtTCTCTTTATGATCCATTAATGCGTTGATGCAGATAATTTcgaaaaggttagtgatgttgAATCAGCAAAAGAAACATGGAAAGTTATTGAAAATCGTTTGGAGGCACATAAAAGGTGAAAGAAGTGATGTTACAAgctcacaaaagaacgtatgaattgcttcagatgaAAGACAATGAAAGTATAATCGATTTTTTCACTAGGGTTAtaaaactggtgaatcaaatctAGGTATGTGGAGAAGTATTGACATTAAGATCAGTTGTTTCAAAGATCTTTAGATCATTTactccaaagttcgaccacatGGTAGTATCCATAGAAGAGTCGGAAGATTTGTCaacattgacaaaggaagagTTTCAAcggacgcttgaatctcatgaacaaagaatgactgAAAGAGTTGCAGACAATTCGAATAGTGATGTAGCTTTGCATGCACAATCAACAAGAGAAAAGAGAGGCAAATGAAAGTGGTTCGACAACAAAGGTAGGGAGGCTACAACAAATCAATTGGtcaaaatcagcaagaaggaGGTTGGTCAAGTCAAAGAAAGCTCCCACACCAGAGCAACCAGAGAGGTGGTGTTGCAGATAGAGGAAGATGTGATGGTCGAAAACCTGACAAAAATCATATCCAGTGTTTCAATTGTCATAAGTATGGTCATTACTCTAGTGATTGTCCtgaaaaacaaaagaatcaaGATAATGATGCAAGATTTGCAAAGTATGAAaaagaagagatgttgttgatggtcacaacaagagatgaagaaagatttcaggaccagtggtacttggactcaggataCTCATCACACATGACTAGTATGAAATATTGGTTTGTTAACGTGAAACtctcaatgaagaacatggtaaaatttgcaaatgacaatactctatCAGCTGAAGGTATTAGTGATATTCTGATTATGAGGAAAtatggcaagaggtcagtaatttccaatgtaCTATACATATCAGGCATGAAAAGTAATTTCTCAACATAGGACAATTGGTCGAAAATAACTACAAAGTGTCGATTGAAGACAAGATGCCGAGAGTTCTCGACTCAGGTGGAAGATTAATCTTGAAGACACGTATGtcagaatagaaccttcaggattgaacttaatgtgatggagcacaaGTTTCTTACAACTGTAGCTAGCAGGGATGAATGAATATGGCACTATAGACTTGGTCATCTTAATTTCAAAAACATCAGAGatctgaagagaagaaatatggtttcagggttaccagaaatcaacattccaaatgaagtgtgtgaggAATGTGTGCAGGCAAAGTAGCACAAGAACAACTTCACAAGGATGCAGGAAGCAATTAGAAGACAATCCTTGAAGTTATATACTTTTATGTGTgtggtcctatccaggtggattTTATTGAAGGTAACATATACTTTGTCACATCCATAGATGATTTCAGTTGAAAACTATGGACTTACTTGATCAAGAAAACAAAGTGAActgatcgaggtatttgccaagtttaaatctatggtcgaagGACAAAATGGTCAAAAGatcaagattctgaggactgatggtggtTAAGAATATGTGTCAAAAGATTTCGACATGTTATGTGAGAAAGAatggattgtgcatgaggtggtgtcaTCCTACACTCCACGACAAAATGGAattgtagaaaggaagaatagaatCATCATGAATATGGagagaagtatgttgaaaggaaaaTATCTACCCAAAGGATTATGACGAGAAGGTGTGTCGATAACAACATATATTTTGAACAGATGTCCGACAAGTAAGCTAGAtggaatcacgccagaagaatgttggtatggtgtcaagcctagcttgagcCATATGAAAGTATTTGGATttataacacatagacatgtgcctGGTCAGTTGAGAAAAAAgcttgatgacaagtcgagtcagatgatcaTAATATGATATCATTCGACTGAAGGTTACAAGTTGTTTGACCTAAAGaacaagcaagtagtgatcagcagagacatgatcatagatgagcttaaggaatgtGATTGGACTAAACATGTCAAGAAGGgttcagtgagaatcttatgtgaagaaccaacaagtgaagtcgaaagagaagctcgacaagaagaagtcagaggttaAGCTAGCACAAACAAGCCTTAAAGGACAAGACGCATGCATGCAAGATTgtaagaatgtgtgattacatcagatgatgtaGTCGATGATGAAGGTGAGCAGGTACACTATGCTTTTATGCAGATGTCAAATCAGTCAATGCAACTGAAGCATTGGAAGATttgaagtgggtgaaagcaatgaatgaggaactagagtccatcgaagtcaacaacacttggtcacttatCAAATTGCCTCAAGACAATAAGGAAATCGACGTAAAATGGatatacaaggtgaagttgaatcccaaaggtgaagtaactcgacacaaggcaagacttgtggcgaaaggatttcttcaaaaGGAAGAAATCGACTTAGATGAAGTTTTCGCACCAGTTGCTAGaatcgaaacaatcaggttggttgttggtctagtAAACATGAATAACTTAAACAtatgtcagatggatgtgaaatgtgaatttctgaatgaccccttagatgaagaagtttatgttgcacaatcagttgggtttgtgaaacatggcgaagaaagcAATGTATACGTTGCATAAATCCCtgtatggacttaagcaagctccaagagcttggaataagaagataaACAATTTCCTAAGGGAGgaggaatttgtgaagtgcaaaACTGAGTATGGAGTATATGTAAGGAGAAGCAATAGTGAGTttcttatactatgtctctatgttgatgacctgttgataacatgaagttgcaagaaggagatcgaagatttcaaacatgacctaagtaaggagtttgaaatgtcagacttgggaaatctctcatatttccttggcattgaattctacaagagtagtagaggcccgatgatgcatcaaagaagatATACAGGcaaaatactcaagagatttgagatgcaagattgcaacccaacttcgactaTAGTTGAGCCCAAATTGTAATTGTCGAAAGACACATATGAAGATGATGTCTATCTAACGCAATACAGAAGAATCATTAGACCATTTTGATAAATTTGTCACACAGGGTCAGAtctagcatacaatgtaggtatggtgagtagattcatgcagaagccaaaggtatcacacctagcagcgacgaagaggatactaaggtatctgaaagaaactctcgactatggcattttgtttcctgcaattgatgaaggaaaagaatgcaagctagtgggatacaccgactcaagttggtgtagtaatgttgaggatagaaaatccacaactggttatgtgtttatgctaggtggtgaATCAGTTGTTTGGAGTTCGAGAATGGAACCAATATTAGCATTATCTTCGTGTGAAGTAGAGTACATAGTTGCTTCTCTTTTTGCATATTAAGAAACttggatggtgaatttggtcaAAGAGATTACAGAGAAGAATCATGGAGAGATTATTGGTGTAaaccctagaggccaatacttttggtacttgtatcgaattatttaaaggctttttctttattacgtttttttaataaagtccctagaataactagttcgtttaatgtatcaagtgtgaattgatcatgagatcacattaaacataaggacattattcttaaagtatccgtagtcgagctttattgtgaaatgggataacattaaagcattaaaactattatgtatatagactgatgatcacatctcatggatcatggataaagagttatcaagtcttaaacataggtatgaatgttcagagtaatatttatattggattgacccgctatgagaatactatatagaaagttatgcaaagtgtcataagttattctcatggtgataatggtgtataccacccttcgacctgaaaccactatggaccctagatgtagagtcgagtgctttattgttgatcaaacgttgtccgtaactggataaccataaagacagttgatgggtactccacgaagcatgttgagggacatgagtgacctagatgagtgacctagatggaatttgcccatcctgcgtaacaggataaatgtctatgggcccaatattgaactggacaaggatgacacggtctatgccttgtgttcaatatagacataagggcaaaagggtaattatacacataagtattatcacaaaaggatttgtcagatcacatgacattttcatgtcttgggtagcagtgatatgttgctagataccgctcactgtttatt containing:
- the LOC127087544 gene encoding uncharacterized protein LOC127087544; its protein translation is MQKLKVLTLLFLSMCQAALSYTDGLLPNGDFEVGPKASQIKGTVVTTHDGIPNWTISGMVEYIKSGQKQGDMLLVVPEGAYAVRLGNEAYIKQKVKLNKGSTYSITFSAARTCAQEEKLNVSVVPTNEKSDYGIIPIQTMYGSNGWESFACGFRADYPEGEIVIHNSGVEEDPACGPLIDSVALKVLNPPQRTRANLLKNGNFEEGPYVFPNASWGVLIPPHIEDAHGPLPGWIVESLKAVKYIDSDHFSVPEGKRGIELVAGKESALAQVVMTTIGKVYVLTFAVGDANNACEGSMTVEAFAGRDTVQVPYQSLGKGGFKRGKLRFTATTTRTRIRFLSTFYTMKNDNSGSLCGPVIDDVKLLSVRYPNKHI